The following are from one region of the Sphingobacteriales bacterium genome:
- a CDS encoding Zn-dependent hydrolase, giving the protein MKSIYLGLALILLIFVQACKNKPMKPSVEEEVVYKGIDIEQRMAKYHEVELNTDLSILTEKEKAMLPYLLEAAQIMDELFWLQAFGDKDMLMKYIQDEKTRRFTEINYGPWDRLDNDFPFLEGFREKPAGANFYPPDMTKEEFEAFDDPAKTGLYNVIVRDKNQKLKVVPYHIQYSDQLKKASELLLKAATLAEDSGLKKYLQLRAKALLNDDYYESDIAWLDMKNNTIDFVVGPIENYEDGLFEYKTAYEAYVLVKDKVWSERLAYFNKFLPELQQSLPVMPAYKSEKPGTEGELNAYDVIYYAGDCNAGSKTIAINLPNDPKVQLEKGTRRLQLKNTMKAKFDHILVPISQLIIDPSQTSLVSFDAFFTNTMFHEVAHGLGIKYLVKNKKTEVKDALLEYYSAFEEGKADILGLYMVDYLYNKGELKDIPLESYYVTFVASMFRSIRFGASSSHGKANLMRFNYFIQEKAIERNENGTYKVNIEKMKQAVAKLSREILAIQGDGNKAEAKKWFDERLRISDTLKEDLNRLSSAGIPTDLIFKQGKEVLGL; this is encoded by the coding sequence ATGAAAAGCATTTATTTAGGATTAGCCTTGATTTTACTGATTTTTGTTCAGGCATGTAAAAATAAACCCATGAAACCATCTGTGGAAGAAGAAGTAGTTTACAAAGGAATTGATATTGAACAAAGAATGGCAAAATATCATGAAGTTGAGTTAAATACCGATTTATCCATACTGACAGAAAAGGAAAAAGCCATGTTGCCTTATTTACTTGAAGCTGCACAGATCATGGACGAATTATTCTGGCTTCAGGCCTTTGGCGATAAAGACATGTTGATGAAATACATACAGGATGAGAAAACCAGAAGGTTTACAGAAATAAATTACGGCCCGTGGGACAGGCTCGACAATGATTTTCCTTTTCTGGAAGGATTTCGTGAAAAGCCGGCTGGTGCTAATTTTTATCCTCCCGATATGACAAAAGAAGAATTTGAAGCCTTTGATGATCCGGCAAAAACAGGCCTTTACAATGTCATTGTCAGAGATAAAAATCAAAAACTCAAGGTAGTACCTTACCATATTCAATATTCTGACCAGCTGAAGAAAGCTTCGGAATTATTGCTGAAAGCGGCTACACTGGCAGAAGATTCCGGATTGAAAAAATATCTTCAGCTCAGAGCTAAAGCCCTGCTGAATGATGATTATTACGAAAGCGACATAGCCTGGCTCGATATGAAAAACAATACTATCGACTTTGTAGTCGGGCCTATCGAAAACTATGAGGATGGACTCTTTGAGTATAAAACTGCTTATGAAGCCTATGTGCTGGTTAAAGATAAGGTGTGGAGTGAGAGGCTTGCCTATTTTAATAAGTTTCTGCCTGAACTGCAGCAATCACTTCCGGTAATGCCGGCTTATAAATCCGAAAAACCCGGAACAGAAGGAGAGTTGAATGCTTATGATGTCATTTATTATGCAGGCGACTGCAATGCTGGAAGTAAAACCATTGCCATCAACCTGCCCAATGACCCGAAAGTTCAACTGGAAAAAGGGACCAGAAGACTGCAACTGAAAAATACCATGAAAGCGAAATTTGATCATATTTTGGTGCCAATTTCACAGCTGATCATTGACCCTTCACAAACTTCTCTGGTTAGTTTTGATGCGTTTTTTACCAATACCATGTTTCATGAGGTGGCACATGGCCTTGGCATTAAATATCTGGTGAAGAATAAAAAAACAGAAGTGAAAGATGCCCTTCTGGAATATTATTCGGCCTTTGAAGAAGGAAAAGCTGATATTCTTGGGCTCTACATGGTTGATTATCTGTATAATAAGGGAGAACTTAAAGACATTCCACTCGAAAGTTATTATGTAACTTTTGTGGCAAGCATGTTCAGGTCTATACGTTTTGGTGCCAGCAGCTCTCATGGAAAAGCAAACCTGATGCGGTTTAATTATTTTATTCAGGAGAAAGCCATAGAGCGTAATGAAAATGGCACCTACAAGGTAAATATCGAAAAGATGAAACAGGCTGTTGCTAAACTGAGCAGGGAAATTCTGGCCATTCAGGGTGACGGAAATAAAGCAGAAGCAAAAAAATGGTTCGATGAAAGACTCAGGATTAGCGATACCCTGAAAGAAGATTTAAACAGGCTTTCATCAGCCGGAATTCCTACAGATCTGATATTTAAACAGGGAAAAGAAGTGTTGGGACTTTAA